Genomic DNA from Melopsittacus undulatus isolate bMelUnd1 chromosome 2, bMelUnd1.mat.Z, whole genome shotgun sequence:
TTTCTCCAAGGTATCCCGTGCTGAAAGGGCTCACCAAATCTGTAAACAGATATTGTGGTCCTGCTGACACCTCACTGCTTCAGGGCAAATGTGCTTCACATGGCAGGCTTTACCATAGTACAGGGGTGGTAAGTAACCTGAGCAGCAATTGCTTCAGAGGTCTGATTTCCAGTTCATTTAAGTCACTTTGAAGACTTGTTACATTTGATTAGCTTTGGATCACTCTTCAAGCGTGGACATGCTCTCAAATACTTTAAACAGCATTTCAAGCTGACAGCTTATGGCAATGCAGAGCAGGTACTAACACCACACTGTGCCAAAGGGCTGAATGTCGACAATGCAGTGTGCTGGCCCAGCTCCTGGGAAAGAGGCAGCTCACAGCATCCTGCGAGTCAGACCCAgcgctgctgcagcagctgcaaagCATTACACATCAGAAAGGCCATTCAGACAGCAGGGTTTGACTCCTGCAGCCAAACACTGCAAGCCTTGCTCCTTCGAGGCTGTCACAGCAAGACCATTACAGTGTGCCTGCCAGGTTACCTGGGCATACTTTGAACACTTCAGTGGGGTGCTGTCGGTAACTGGCTAACACACAATGATGCTGCTCTTCCTTTAAAACTGTTGATGGTatggagaaaaaacagaagtgtGGGGTTGGGAAATCTATCCTTCTGCTCGGAAAGGCAGTTTTGAGAAAGACAGAAGCCTACTGCCAGAGAACTGAGCACATGGTAAGTGTTCCTTCACACTCACAGGCGGGTTAAAGGACCACATCGGGTTGGGCTCCTTCTAGGAGAGTTAAGACAGTCCTCTGCCCAAACCTACCTTCTCTCATTCCATCCTCCATGGGCAGCATCTCGTCTTttggttttgcccaattgcatTTCCCTGGTCTTTGCAAACTCCCTGAAGAGATGGTTATCCTAACAAACAGCAAGCAAAGTGTCTGAGTCATTCTTGCTGGCCCTAGCTCTGTCTGTTGTTAACTGGGGTTTCAATCCAGCTCTGAATACTTGCAGCAGTGTGTAAGTGTCAATTTGTTATCTCTGGTTTTAAAGCCCAACAAAATCAAACACCCAAAGTAGCTTTTGTGCTTCACCATAGGATTCTCTGGGAAGCACCAGATGTTGTCAAGCCAGTTTTAGTTTCTGCTCACAAACCAGGTATTCATGAAATGAATTTGTTGTTCGCTGGTTTTGCTCATAATTTATTCTGAGCTTGCTGTAGCAGTATTATTGTCAATGTATTTACATTCTGAAAAGTTTAATAAAGGCAAAAATGCTTATGGAAAGGATGGGTGATTCACCAGTTCTCTCACTGTCTTTTAGAGGTGCTTAGATGCTGCAAGTAACATTTCTGTGAGGACTCAAATATGatcatctgttttctttgccCTCCCAGTAGCATGCCTCTTCTACTCATTTCCTGCATATATCTGTACATCACTGATTTTGTAGTATAAATATTGACAGAAGGAAAGTATCAAAACCTTGAAGGGTGAGAAGTGCCCCCTCAGTTTTAAATTCACTCCAAGTATTCAGCATCAATTGTTTGCACTTTCATGCAAGCAGCTAAAATAAACACCACCATATGACTTATTTGAGCAATTGCGATGAATCGGCACACTTCAATAAAGACTACCATAAAAGTTATGGAAACTGCTCACAACTTGAGGTCTGTGTTTCCTAAATGGGCAAGGATTCACCAATTAGGAGAGATGGTTGAGGATACTGGATAATGGATGCTTTAGGCCATTGTTATCTACTAGTACACGGTCCACAAGGTGAGAAAGGCCAGATCAGTGGCATCCATCACATATGATGCACAAAACATGACTGCTTTATGCAATAAAAACTATTGGCTATTTCTGTGTCATGCCTCCACTAACACGTGTTTTCCTGGGGTATTTTGTGTGAActgtacacacatacatacaaaaaataattatatggAAGCACTTTCCAGTAATTAGAAAGGAATGTGTTCCCACAAGCCAGACTTGGGGCATTActccctcctgctccatgtGGGGATAACACAATTCCCACTGCTCCTTCCACCACAAGCCAATAGATCCTGCAGATCCTCTTCTGCTCATGCCCCTCCTGCAGGGCCACAATGAGTCTCTCAAATCACCAGCTTCTCGATGCTTAAAGTACTTGTTTCATCCTCTTCATTGGAACCAAAATACCCAGGGAGGTCAATcatctgctgctctgcctctgttAGGCCAAAAGTAGTATTATCATAAAAGGCAAACTCAGGATCCAAGGGGAAGCTCTGGCACTTGTCCCTTTGGTACTGGGCAGGGCTTACACTTGTGACTCTCTGGGAATTATCCTTGCCAGCTGAGCCTGTTTCTTTCCGCCATGTGCCTCTGGGGTTAGGTGAAGGGCCCCGTTTGCTTCGGCTGGGCTCAGGCTTATCAGCTGCCTTCTCCTGACCAGCAGGCTGGCGGTCAGTGACCAAGTCCAGCTTTTTCACCAGAGGCCCTGCCCTGTGGTGGCACTTTGTGCCATGGCCCTGCGGTTCACACCCCACTGCAGCATTGTGGGGCTGATCCAGCTTTTCACCAGTTGGATTAGTGTTCCTCAATTTTGGCCGCATCCTGTCCTCCAAACCTTGGTCCCATGTCCTGGTCCTGGAGTTGTAGAGAGGAGTCTGCCGGGGGGTGAGGGTGGACATGCTTCTCTCTCTGAAAGGCCTGGCCTTTTTAGTCTCATGGAAACTTGCTGTTCTCCTAAGCTGCGGGTTTCTGTGGCAGCCCCTATCAGGCAAGTCCCCTCTGTTATCCTGGTGCTTGAAATGAGCTCTTCTTACCAAGGTTTGGGTAGGGCTCATTGCAGCATTGGCCTGTGAGAATGGAAAATCCAGCCTAGGGTGAGAGCCTTCCCCCAAGAATTTGGGCTGACCGGCTGGCTGTTCCAGAAACGGAGATTTGATCCTAAATTTgtttgctgctgcctcctcttgGTTTTCTCCACTCAGTGGAAGCATTGTGGTGGCACCAACAACCGTGTCTGTGAGAGGATTCTGAGAGACATGGTACACCTTGGTGGTCTCAGTCAGACCTTTCTTCTTCAtctctttcagctgctgctgtgccaagcGGTAGCTAAAGATTGGAGGGATAATTTTTTGGGCATTTGGCTGGAAGTTCTCACTTCCAGAGGCATCATCTTCTTGGGCAAACTGGAGGCTTCGCCTGTAGGTCAGAGGAATGTTAACAGGGGCATCCCCTCCTTCAGCAAAGCTGTCCCGCTGCTTGTTGCCTTGGCAGATGTTCTCCTCGTCAGAGTTCTTCCGGAAACCAGGGGAATGGACGGAGTTCCGGCGCACGGCAGCACTGCACttctgagctctgcagagcttcctccAGAGAGTGATGAGAACAGTGGCAAAGATGATGAACAAGCACAGAGAGATACCTGTGATGGTCACTATGTTATTTGCTTTCTGGTCCTCTCCTGGCTGGGCAGAAGGTGGGGTGGGAGGCTTCATAGCTGTAACAAAGAGCACACACATCTATCAATCAGAGCTGCACTGTCATCAGCATTTTGGTATTTTAGGATGGATACCTtacaacaaattaaaaataaccagtTAACACAGTACAGGAAGTTGTCTGCCATTAAAATTTGCTCACTGGAGATGACTTATTACCAATGACTTCAAGCTGGCAGGAACAGATCTACTTACTTCAAACCAAGGCTCCCACGGAACTTTTAAATGTCATAATTACTTCTGCCTGTTCTGCCATTTCCGTAAGGCACTCCTAAATAAGTGTAAAATGGGTAACACTATTTGCCCTCCTTTGTGACGTACATAAAGATCCCCTGGTGAAAAGTACCATAAAATAAGCCAACCTAGGCTAGCACTTCAGTATcactttaaaattacttttatgagAGCTTAAGGGGAGTGAGAATTGCAGTGAGTTTGAAGAGCACAGAGGCAGTACTAGCAGGGGCAGCATAACTTTCTAAGCAGTCCTCTGAGGGTGCTTCTTCTACCACTGCCTTGTTGTACAGCGTCAGAGGCTGGAACCTTCCTCTGCCACCCCAAGCTCCCAGTTGAGAAGGCCACTGTTCTGGTGCCCCTGGCATTCTAGTATTGACACTCTTCTGTTGTGGACTGCAGATGGGATTTCAAACAGGGACGAACGCTCTGCAGGCCCTTCCTCACTGAGGGAGTGGTCAGTCTCTGGAACAGTCTCCCCAGGGAAGCATTCTCAGCACTAAGCCTTTTAAAAGTTTGAGGAGCATCTGGACAATGCTTCagtcatatggtttagttttgggTAGTCCAGAAAGGAGCAGGTAATTGGACTCAGTGATGTCTATCGGTTCCTTTCAGCTTGagatattctgtgattttaaccTGTAATGTGAATGTCACAGATCTTTCCACAGCCCTATTTAAACCTCTCACCTGTGCATTGCACCGTATTATAGATGGCTGAACCAAAGAGAgattaataattctttttttggaTGAGGTCCCTAGCATTTTAGGGGCAGCCCTGAGCATGGTTGAAAGTGGATGAATTGGTCCAGCAGCTAATTCCAGTGCATGTTAGTACTCCCCAATTTCTTATGGCCCAACATCAGCACTGTAAGGCCACGACAATGCTGTTGGAGAATAAGGCTGAACAGATGTAGTTGACAAGAGTTGGCCATAAagctgtgagctcacactgaaccaGTTAACAACCCTGCCCCTGTCTCTAGTTTTATCCAGAACCCAAAGCCTTACATCAGAGTGAAAGAAAGTCTATTGTAAAACTTGGCAGATGCCTGCACCACTGTGACTGTCCAGGCATAGGAAATGCATCCGCAGAATAACAGGAAGCTGATACCATGTTCTTCCCGTAATTCAGAAGGACACTCATTCAACAGAAAGCTGGTATTAGGAGGGTGTGCACAATGTACAAATACACTGATGAACACAGGCCAGAAGGTCTCAGGCTGCTATGATAACAGACATGCAGGGTGCTTGGTTGGGCAAGAGATACATTTCTTTGCCTCAGATCTACCTGACAGCCCCAAGCTCTTTGAAAAATCCTGCTACTGGATCCACTTTTATCTTCATAATCACTCTTGAGAGCCCAGCATCATCTCAAAGAACAAGACTGATACCTACTGGGTCTTTACTGGGGGATCTCTAAAACTTTCATCCAGCCCAATGTCACTCTGCCAGAGCACGGAGCACTGCTGTTCTGGGGGCCTAAGCAGGCAGTGAGCACTCTGACCTCAGCAAAGAAGGCAGGACCAGCATCTGCTCTGTTCAGTACCACTGCAGCAAAGCAATTCATTCATTGCTCATCCTCTTCCCAGACCTGTTTGCTTAGAGTTATTTTTTAAGACTCTGTTTTAAAGAGTTTCAAGACACTGTGCTGTATTGTTTGGAATAGAAAACTAACAGTGAGGTTCAAAACAGGACTTGGTGCCTTAAGTTTGCTCTCTCTCCACCTCATGTACCTCTGCCCCTGGACTGTGTGCTGGTTTCATTTATTCAGCTATTTGCTCCATCTGCTGGACTAATAACTTCAAACATAAGTTATGCTGAAAAAGAGGCTTGCCTGCTCCAGAAAGGTGCAGATGGTCAGGGGGTGGGAAGGTGACACTCCCAGCTGGAGATCAGGCAGTAGATGAACACTGTAAGATCACAGCGTCAAGTCACTTCCTGAGCAGCCTAAGATTCAATGAGATGAAATCTTGTAGGTGATTCTGTAAAGTAAGCTGCCTGATGTGGGTACAGGAGGATTAGAAACCATGAGCAAGAGAGAAGCAAGGCAATTCCTTCAGATGATCCCACAGCAACGGGTGCAGATGCAGGCCTCCTGTGCATCTGTGTTTcctatatataaaatatacagataTCCTTTTCTATTAGCCCAGACACCTAGATGGAATTTGAGGATTTTCCAGACCTTCTGAGTGCTGTCAGGCAGTATAACTCCCACCAGACTGCCACAGGCATTTGCACTGGGTATGCACAGGATTGCTGACCTCTTTGAAAACTACCATATGGCTTATACAGTTGTACATATGCATGGAAAGAGTGACACCTCTGAGAAGCACCAGAGAGGTCAGTCATCTCCATGCATGCAAAGCCAAGGTGCATACACAAACCATGTGTCCAGAATATGCTCCACATGGATGGACCCCTCTCAGGGAACTCTGTGCACCAGAACTGCTCTCTGGCCTCCAAAGGAGTGGGGTGAAGCTAGCTAGAGAGGAGCCAAGCCAAGTACTGTACTTACAGACATACCCCTCCCACAGGTAACACAAGCATGGAACAGCACGGTTCAGCATCAGCTTTAGGAAAACACCAACTACCttactttatttctcttctggcATTACTGCCCACACCAGCATGACAGGGTTTGCCACAGAGAAAGACAACCAGGCCTAGAGTAGGGCATTAGTCTTAAGCTGGGGCCCTAAACATGTGAGTTGCCTTTCTCTGCTTACACTTGCAGATTTACAAAATAAGCAAACCCACATGGCCAGCATTTCCCAGTCTTTAAAAACATCAGACGCTCTAACAACAAGCTGTTAAAATACCCTACATGCTGCACAAACACTGACAAAATGCAATACCTGGCTGTAtggaatataatttttaatattttcaccCACCTTTTGTTCAATACAATCCATTTCTTACAGTGCTCCACAACACATTCCAGGCCTGCCTGTACAATTCTGAGGCCTTCATTCAACACCTTGAAGCTGGTTCAAGCCAACACCTCCATTAAAAAAGTAGTCCTGCTCTCTTCCTGTTCCAGTTACacattctccccctctgctgtccTTCCCTTTTCAGTGGCACAAGCATGGCAACAGCTTACCTACATCCCCAAACTTCTCAGTTTTTGGCTGGCTCTATTCCAGTTCTCCACACTACACTTTTGCCAGCACAAGGAAGTGGGTGGAAGCAAAGCAAGAGGTAAGGCATTGATCACTTTGTAATAGtttaaaatatctgttaaaTTACAGCCTGAGAGAATAGGAGCCTGTACAGTCCCTGGATGCCTTCTATTCCTCATCCCTGGTTcccagggggttggaaatagatgatctttaaggtcccttccaacccaaactattctatgattctatgttttgcTAGCCCCAAGATCTCTCCTTTAGTCTTTCTTCATTCCCTGGCCTCACTGGAGAGTTTAAACCCTTTCCATGGCACCCACAGAATACCAAACTCTTCTTATGCCTTGGAGGCCTATCTCCAGGTGTCCCACAAATGCTTGTAGACTCCTGCCCTACTCCATCAACCACAGGAATGTGACACCCCTCCAGAATCATTCCATTTTACAAAGTCCTTCTAATA
This window encodes:
- the THSD1 gene encoding thrombospondin type-1 domain-containing protein 1, producing MKQMLKDFSNLLLVVLCDYVLGEVQYLLLERPGHVAFSSDTVSVEYQYSNGGNVTTEHLSILLLDASTNKIIARKQLPTNQSQGKVEFECFHFKSAGDFVFRMVSPSDNSSAAQWSRSRMSTLHVEWPVFHIDLNKSSEVLGSSLEVGLFTNEQLCAMNETVLSLDVIFTSTLYEFGRVSSDETLGIRTSKEIPLSRSQWVEFDCPPVSQEIYIAVLLKSLETHSIIASIGPIDLLHKFGYRLVVAPEATCKTLVQVFIVSPPCTSIGGKIVVYKEALKHPTQRTTWLYENTLHPGDNKTEFNCTLFDVGKNKYCFDLFNFSNRSLFPTRVKECMMIQRNMETWSLWQPWSPCSVTCGDGTRERFRECITSSSAKSGCAGSPSETSLCSLEECLSMKPPTPPSAQPGEDQKANNIVTITGISLCLFIIFATVLITLWRKLCRAQKCSAAVRRNSVHSPGFRKNSDEENICQGNKQRDSFAEGGDAPVNIPLTYRRSLQFAQEDDASGSENFQPNAQKIIPPIFSYRLAQQQLKEMKKKGLTETTKVYHVSQNPLTDTVVGATTMLPLSGENQEEAAANKFRIKSPFLEQPAGQPKFLGEGSHPRLDFPFSQANAAMSPTQTLVRRAHFKHQDNRGDLPDRGCHRNPQLRRTASFHETKKARPFRERSMSTLTPRQTPLYNSRTRTWDQGLEDRMRPKLRNTNPTGEKLDQPHNAAVGCEPQGHGTKCHHRAGPLVKKLDLVTDRQPAGQEKAADKPEPSRSKRGPSPNPRGTWRKETGSAGKDNSQRVTSVSPAQYQRDKCQSFPLDPEFAFYDNTTFGLTEAEQQMIDLPGYFGSNEEDETSTLSIEKLVI